A genomic segment from Pectinophora gossypiella chromosome 3, ilPecGoss1.1, whole genome shotgun sequence encodes:
- the LOC126379790 gene encoding uncharacterized protein LOC126379790: MENSLRHRLKERRDRLATRLDAIESECTTGILESRIKQYASELKDLADKLDTESKFYLTTSKSIDEDVIKDCMDVQLRCEDTILTLQNTPTTSYCSTKLPKLELSKFDGNMTKWFEFWDKFEANIDLKPLPEADKFSYLYGCLEGEALKAIAGLTITNDNYSVAVRILKERFGAKSRVIDAHYKFLSTLPPAKYNFQECRYQLDAIETHLRVLKTLGENIEGNHLRVTINEKFPDQVMYQVNLRVGKEPTVAQVRETLELVISAMEKSGMAGTMQELDEKIAIGVTTEALHMKVETLKSKKEPMNYIRKGTKRFSNDNDNSHSLPTKRQKRDRPCLFCDLLNHKSEDCRRVKTIKARQDKIREAGRCLNCLSKQHKAKDCNKKISCFRCSNNHLKIFCPQSADQGEDCNDFSLNHSNTICNLSNFTYLQTAVGNIRNPNNPSKQLKGRLLLDSGSQRSYITKKIANELDLISDKEDLLLIYTFGATSPKETSSPLSEIIIETKRGNYKKIHVNIVDRITEKVPIAKYVNKSIDIPADDGSAGEDIHLLVGNDYYSSFMRDGKIEMSPKLFLINTDFGWILSGNTNVEEETSALTVNTYCQCHVPSCPYFAEPDLPLRSIDVNFLWSLESIGIMDNPKATRQEEAVKHFMETVQYHNGRYHVKWPWIQYPPELSSNFGLAIGRLKSMLNKMDEETLHEYDSILKDQLQSGIIEEIDPKQNQGSDQLIHYLPHHMVKQKGKKGRLVYDASAKTSGQKSLNECLYSGPSFLEDMTGLLLKFRMKKIGVMADVEKAFLQVGLQDEDCDVTRFLWIKKLNKEPTDDNLMYLRFCRVPFGIICSPMLLTATIRHHMAQSTSGDLLRNIADKCYVDNLVTSADTVHEARQIYEQTRQSFIQLGMNIRDWISNDEELMSTIPRVHQADRQEVVKVLGLSWDVKRDTLKLKVSEDYFQQDPLTSTKRTVLRDIARIYDPLGFVCPLVLPMKILFQDICKLKLKWDVELPDNLKQVLKDNLDVLRRVQDVELPRYVGTDSPDTRYQIHAFTDASKNAFSCVVYIRSENRHQVIVSFMMAKSRISRIEDKNELKIPRLELLGFLIGSRMLTYIKHNIDYNIEKQYLWTDSLVVLGWMNSSKLLPPFVANRINEIKKNHPETEMCYISTKSNPADIATRPELWEEKKELWLNGPNFLKQSETQWPENRHYIIHQSLLSLGEVPHGENLEEKDTPPERNTEELSTQINEGEDLDESMGIDNSVSGHKPESTWHNETVIDIKKVQAEHFPEELAGKRTHLSRNFDLFLDVDGVLRCRGRMTNTTWNYDMRYPVLLPRDSEFTKRIISETHEKNYHVGAAHTLSIIRERYWIPQGKSQVQKVIRRCLQCTKHSGGPYKLPPTPALPPERVNYSDPFTFTGVDYLGPLFVTTPTGKEKRWVALFTCLAVRAIHLEIVKDLTADECLLAMRRFAATRRAPKRIYSDNATCFKLTSEVMSKPYCVENKIEWKFIPQLAPWHGGFYERLVALVKHCLKRTLGKHLLNDGKLITVIKEIEAVVNSRPITQVGTELEHTLRPADFLSLKGCLMIEPASLELPPEGTTAKLDLIQSWKRGLKIINEFKQMFIGQYLLSLRERSKHLPKQPRTKSHRTPQVGDIVQIWSDSKNRESWKTGKIIALMKGSDNECRVVKVKTKDSVLIRSIGHLYPLQADDSDGHSHVEEGSKDPEPTNLSSDVVHTNLQEREESQEGLESSESRDQTDITGETSQSDTNGSSDALDQQDIDATEISEKQDDESVDTEQDTLAPRDEVVDPPAVDGALRSRRGAAIRASERIREMTRHLLTVLQ, from the coding sequence ATGGAAAATTCACTTAGGCACCGTTTGAAAGAACGTCGCGACCGCCTAGCGACGAGGTTGGACGCCATAGAATCCGAATGTACAACTGGCATACTAGAATCTAGGATTAAACAGTACGCATCCGAATTGAAGGACCTCGCAGATAAACTGGATACAGAAAGCAAGTTCTATTTAACTACATCAAAATCCATAGATGAAGATGTAATCAAAGACTGTATGGATGTGCAGCTTAGATGTGAGGATACCATATTGACTTTGCAAAATACACCAACCACCTCTTACTGCAGTACTAAATTGCCTAAGCTTGAACTCTCAAAGTTCGATGGGAATATGACAAAATGGTTTGAGTTCTGGGACAAATTTGAGGCAAACATAGACCTCAAGCCCTTGCCCGAGGCAGATAAATTTTCATATCTGTATGGATGTCTTGAAGGAGAGGCCTTGAAAGCTATAGCAGGGCTTACCATTACTAATGATAACTACTCAGTTGCGGTAAGAATACTTAAGGAAAGATTTGGAGCTAAGTCTCGAGTGATAGATGCACATTATAAGTTCTTGTCAACATTACCTCCAGCCAAGTATAATTTCCAAGAGTGCCGATACCAGCTAGATGCTATCGAAACCCACCTGAGGGTGTTGAAGACTCTTGGTGAAAATATAGAAGGAAACCACCTCAGAGTGACTATTAATGAGAAATTCCCGGATCAGGTCATGTATCAAGTCAACCTTCGTGTGGGAAAAGAACCGACTGTGGCACAGGTACGAGAAACACTAGAATTAGTTATATCAGCTATGGAAAAGTCTGGAATGGCAGGGACTATGCAAGAACTTGATGAGAAAATAGCTATAGGTGTTACAACAGAGGCTCTTCATATGAAGGTTGAAACATTGAAGTCAAAAAAGGAACCTATGAACTATATACGAAAGGGCACAAAAAGATTTAGCAATGACAATGACAACTCGCATTCTCTACCTACTAAGAGGCAGAAGAGAGATAGACCTTGTCTGTTTTGTGACCTGTTAAACCACAAGAGTGAAGACTGTCGGCGAGTTAAAACAATCAAAGCAAGGCAAGATAAAATTAGAGAGGCTGGCAGATGTCTAAATTGTCTATCAAAGCAACATAAAGCTAAGGACTGCAATAAGAAAATATCCTGTTTTCGGTGCAGCAACAATCATTTGAAGATTTTCTGCCCACAGTCTGCGGATCAAGGTGAGGATTGTaatgatttttctttaaatcaTTCGAACACGATCTGCAACTTATCTAATTTTACATATTTGCAGACGGCAGTGGGAAATATAAGAAATCCAAACAACCCCTCAAAGCAATTAAAGGGGCGCCTGCTCCTTGATAGCGGTAGCCAAAGGAGTTATATTACAAAGAAGATTGCAAATGAACTTGATTTGATTAGTGATAAAGAAGATTTACTATTAATTTATACCTTTGGTGCTACTAGTCCCAAGGAGACATCAAGTCCGCTTTCTGAAATCATAATAGAAACCAAGAGagggaattataaaaaaatacatgtgaATATTGTTGATCGGATAACAGAAAAGGTTCCTATtgcaaaatatgtaaacaaatcAATTGACATACCTGCTGATGATGGATCTGCTGGTGAGGATATACATCTTCTTGTTGGAAATGATTACTACAGCTCATTCATGAGAGATGGGAAAATAGAAATGTCTCCAAAACTGTTTTTGATCAATACTGACTTTGGCTGGATTCTCTCAGGCAACACCAACGTTGAAGAAGAGACTTCTGCCCTGACCGTGAACACATATTGTCAATGTCATGTACCAAGTTGCCCATACTTCGCAGAACCTGACCTACCACTAAGAAGTATTGATGTCAACTTCCTATGGTCCCTAGAAAGTATTGGTATAATGGACAATCCTAAGGCTACAAGACAAGAGGAAGCTGTGAAACACTTCATGGAGACTGTCCAGTATCACAATGGTCGTTACCACGTAAAATGGCCTTGGATCCAGTATCCTCCTGAATTATCTTCCAACTTTGGTCTTGCAATTGGTAGACTAAAGAGCATGCTAAATAAGATGGATGAAGAAACACTTCATGAATATGACTCCATACTGAAGGACCAACTACAGTCTGGAATAATAGAAGAAATTGATCCAAAACAGAACCAGGGATCCGATCAGCTGATTCATTATCTTCCACATCATATGGTCAAACAGAAAGGAAAAAAGGGAAGACTTGTTTATGATGCTTCAGCGAAGACATCAGGTCAGAAAAGTCTCAATGAATGTCTCTACAGCGGGCCTTCTTTCCTTGAAGATATGACAGGATTGTTGCTTAAATTCAGGATGAAGAAAATAGGAGTGATGGCTGACGTTGAAAAAGCATTCTTGCAAGTCGGGCTCCAAGATGAAGATTGTGATGTGACAAGATTCTTATGGatcaaaaaattaaacaaagaaCCAACCGATGATAACCTGATGTATTTACGATTCTGTCGCGTTCCTTTTGGAATTATATGCAGTCCTATGTTGCTCACCGCTACAATCAGACATCATATGGCCCAGTCAACATCAGGAGATCTGCTGAGAAACATAGCTGACAAGTGCTATGTGGATAATCTTGTTACTAGTGCTGACACTGTTCATGAAGCTAGACAAATTTATGAACAGACAAGACAGTCATTTATACAGCTGGGTATGAATATCAGAGATTGGATCTCCAATGATGAAGAGCTCATGAGTACTATTCCAAGAGTACATCAAGCAGATCGGCAAGAAGTAGTAAAGGTACTTGGACTTTCTTGGGATGTGAAGAGAGATACCCTGAAACTGAAGGTATCTGAAGACTATTTTCAACAAGATCCGTTAACCAGTACTAAGAGGACAGTACTTCGTGATATAGCCAGAATCTACGATCCTCTTGGATTTGTATGCCCTTTAGTACTACCTATGAAGATACTGTTTCAAGATATCTGCAAACTTAAGCTGAAATGGGACGTAGAGCTGCCCGATAACCTGAAACAAGTGCTGAAGGATAACCTAGACGTTCTACGTCGAGTGCAGGATGTAGAGCTTCCAAGATATGTAGGAACCGATTCTCCTGATACAAGATACCAGATACATGCCTTCACAGATGCttcaaaaaatgcatttagctGTGTTGTGTACATTAGAAGTGAAAATAGACACCAAGTGATAGTGTCCTTCATGATGGCTAAGTCACGTATATCTAGAATCGAGGACAAGAACGAATTGAAGATCCCACGATTGGAACTCCTAGGATTCCTGATTGGAAGCAGAATGTTGACATATATCAAACATAACATAGATTATAATATTGAAAAGCAATATCTGTGGACTGATAGCCTCGTAGTACTGGGCTGGATGAATTCTAGCAAACTGCTTCCTCCCTTTGTGGCAAACAGAATAAATGAAATTAAGAAGAATCATCCTGAAACAGAAATGTGCTATATCAGTACCAAATCTAACCCTGCAGATATTGCCACCAGGCCGGAACTCTGGGAAGAGAAGAAAGAACTTTGGTTGAACGGTCCAAATTTCCTTAAACAATCCGAAACACAATGGCCTGAGAACCGACACTATATTATTCATCAGTCACTTCTTTCTCTCGGGGAGGTCCCTCACGGGGAAAACCTGGAAGAGAAGGATACACCACCTGAAAGGAACACGGAAGAGTTGAGTACTCAGATTAATGAAGGCGAAGATCTTGATGAATCCATGGGAATTGATAATTCTGTATCTGGACACAAACCTGAATCCACATGGCATAATGAAACTGTCATAGACATAAAGAAAGTTCAAGCCGAACACTTTCCAGAAGAACTGGCAGGTAAGAGGACACATCTTTCAAGAAATTTTGATCTTTTCTTGGATGTAGATGGTGTACTCAGGTGTCGAGGTCGTATGACTAACACAACGTGGAATTACGACATGAGGTACCCAGTTTTGTTGCCAAGAGATAGTGAGTTTACAAAGAGGATCATATCAGAAACTCATGAGAAAAATTATCATGTTGGCGCAGCTCACACTCTGAGTATCATTCGTGAACGTTACTGGATACCCCAGGGGAAGTCTCAGGTGCAAAAAGTGATCAGAAGATGTCTACAATGTACGAAACATAGTGGTGGACCCTACAAGCTCCCACCTACTCCAGCCTTACCCCCAGAGAGAGTCAATTACAGTGATCCTTTCACATTTACCGGCGTGGATTACCTCGGCCCTTTGTTTGTGACCACACCTACTGGAAAAGAAAAGAGATGGGTAGCGCTGTTTACATGCCTTGCAGTCCGGGCGATTCATCTAGAAATTGTGAAGGATCTGACAGCTGACGAGTGCCTGCTAGCCATGAGAAGATTTGCCGCAACACGAAGAGCGCCAAAACGCATATATTCTGATAATGCTACATGTTTTAAGCTTACTTCGGAAGTCATGTCAAAACCATATTGCGTGGAAAACAAAATTGAATGGAAATTTATTCCACAACTGGCGCCATGGCATGGTGGATTTTATGAGAGGTTGGTTGCTCTAGTAAAACACTGTCTCAAGCGTACTCTTGGAAAACATCTACTAAATGACGGCAAACTAATCACTGTAATAAAAGAGATAGAGGCAGTTGTAAACTCCAGACCGATTACACAAGTTGGAACAGAGTTGGAACACACATTGCGACCAGCTGACTTCCTTAGTCTGAAAGGGTGTTTGATGATAGAACCAGCATCATTGGAATTACCTCCCGAGGGCACTACAGCAAAATTAGATCTCATCCAAAGCTGGAAACGAGGGCTCAAAATCATCAATGAGTTTAAACAAATGTTTATCGGTCAATATCTGTTGAGTTTGAGAGAACGATCCAAACATCTGCCCAAACAACCAAGGACTAAGTCTCATCGCACCCCGCAGGTAGGCGATATAGTACAGATATGGTCAGATTCAAAGAACAGAGAATCTTGGAAGACTGGGAAAATAATCGCCTTGATGAAAGGAAGTGATAACGAATGCCGAGTGGTAAAGGTGAAGACAAAGGATTCTGTCCTCATACGCTCTATTGGACATCTATATCCGCTGCAAGCAGATGACAGTGATGGTCATAGTCACGTTGAGGAGGGAAGCAAGGATCCTGAACCAACGAATTTGAGTTCAGACGTAGTTCACACAAACTTGCAAGAGCGTGAGGAATCTCAAGAAGGATTAGAAAGCTCTGAATCCCGAGACCAAACAGATATCACTGGCGAAACGTCTCAAAGCGACACAAATGGTTCATCTGATGCACTGGATCAACAAGATATTGATGCGACTGAAATATCTGAAAAGCAAGATGATGAAAGTGTTGACACTGAGCAGGATACCCTTGCTCCGAGAGATGAAGTAGTGGATCCACCGGCAGTGGATGGTGCATTGAGGAGTAGAAGAGGCGCGGCCATTCGAGCTTCGGAGCGGATCCGAGAGATGACGCGTCACCTACTTACTGTGCTGCAATGA